The DNA sequence TCGACCCCGACGCGACCCACGACGGCACGGACCTCTGAGGCCCCCGTGACTCTCTGAGGTCCCGTGGTTCTCTGAGGCCCCTGCGGTCACAGCTTCCGGTCCACCCCGCACGGTGCGCCGCGGTCCGCGCGGGCGGCCCGGTGCACGGCGCGCAGCAGCCGCTTCGGGGTGGTCCGGTGCTGCCATAGGACGGCCCGGACGCCGTACTCCATCACCGCCATCAGCTCCGTCTCACGGAGCTCGCCCGCGATCAGCACCACCCGCTGCCGGCCGCCCCGCACCAGACGGCGCAGCTCCGCCCCGGCGCGGTCGTCGAGGCGCTCGGCGAGCATGACGGCGACGGCGCCGTGGGGTTCGGTGCCATGGGGTTCGGCGCCGTGGGGTTCGTCGCTGAGCGGGCGCGGCCGGTCGACCAGCTCGACGCTGGGCTGATGCTGTAGATGACGTACGACCCCGGCCCGGCTGAGCGGGTCGGGGCCGTGAACCGTCACCGTGACACGTGGGTCCGGCACTGCGTTCCTCGATTCCGGTGGACAGGGACTCCACAGGGTCACCGAGGGGGCTAAACGAACGGTTGCCGGGCGATCAATGACCGCTCGGGACCCGGCCGCGTCCGCCGGCTACGCGGCGCCGTTCTGCTCCGCGCCGCCGAAGCGCTCCCGGAAGGACTCCAGGTCCTCCTCGGTGATCTTGGCGAAGAGCACCGGGGGAACGGTGAAGGCCGTGCCCGACGGGACCGACGCCAGCGCCTTCGCCTCCTCCTGGCCGACCCAGGTCGCGGTGTCCTCGCCCAGCGCGAACGCCGTCCGCATGGCCCGCGCCGAGGACGGGATGAACGGCTCGGAGACGATCGCGTAGAGGTGGATGAGGTTCATCGCCGTACGGAGGGTGAGGGCCGCGGCCTCCTGGTCGGTCTTGATCTCCAGCCAGGGGGCCTTCTCCTCCAGGTAGGAGTTGCCCGCGCTCCACAGGGCGCGCAGCGCCGCCGCGGCCTTGCGGAACTGGAGCGCGTCCATGTGCTCCTCGTACTCCGCCAGCAGCCGCGCGATCTCCTCGCCCAGCCGCTCCTCCGCCTCCCCGGCGGCCTTCCCGGCCGGGACCGCGTCGCCGAACCGCTTGCGGGAGAAGGACAGCACGCGGTTGACGAAGTTGCCGAGGGTGTCCGCCAGGTCCTTGTTGACGGTGGCGGTGAAGTGCTCCCAGGTGAAGGAGGTGTCGTCGGACTCCGGGGCGTTCGCCATCAGGAAGTAGCGCCAGTAGTCGGCGGGCAGCACCTCGAGCGCGGCGTCGGTGAACACCCCGCGCTTCTGGGAGGTGGAGAACTTCCCGCCGTAGTACGTCAGCCAGTTGAACGCCTTGACGTAGTCGACCTTCTTCCAGACGTCCCGGGTGCCGAGGAGGGTGGCCGGGAACATCACGGTGTGGAACGGGACGTTGTCCTTGGCCATGAACTCGGTGTAGCGGACGGACTCGTCCACGTCGTACCACCACGACTTCCAGTCGCGGTGCTCCGGGTCCCGGTCCGCCCACTCCTTCGTCGCGCCCATGTACTCGATCGGGGCGTCGAACCAGACGTAGAAGACCTTGCCTTCGGCCGCCAGGTCCGGCCAGGTGTCGGCCGGCACCGGCACGCCCCAGTCCAGGTCACGGGTGATCGCCCGGTCCTGAAGCCCCTCGTTCAGCCACTTGCGGGCGATCGAGGAGGCCAGCGTCGGCCAGTCCTTGCCGCGCTCGTCGACCCAGGCGGCGACCTCCTCCGCGAGCTTGGACTGGAGGAGGAAGAGGTGCTTGGTCTCCCGGACCTCCAGATCGCTGCTGCCGCTGATCGCGGAGCGGGCGTCGATCAGGTCGGTCGGGTCCAGCACCCGGGTGCAGTTCTCGCACTGGTCGCCGCGGGCCTTGTCGTAGCCGCAGTGCGGGCAGGTGCCCTCGATATAGCGGTCGGGGAGGAAGCGGCCGTCCGCGTTGGAGTACACCTGGCGGATCGAGCGCTCCTCGATGAAGCCGTTCGCCTTGAGCTCACGCGCGATCGTCTGGGTGATCTGCACGTTCTGCGCGGAGGAGCTGCGGCCGAAGTAGTCGAAGGCGAGGCCGAAGCCGTCGTAGATCGCCTTCTGCGCGTCGTGCTGCTGGGCGCAGAACTCGTCGACCGGCAGCCCGGCCTCCTTCGCGGCCAGCTCGGCGGGGGTGCCGTGCTCGTCGGTGGCACAGATGTAGAGGACGTCATGGCCGCGCTGGCGCATATAGCGGGAGTAGACGTCGGCCGGGAGCATGGACCCCACCATGTTGCCCAGGTGCTTGATCCCGTTGATGTAGGGAAGGGCGCTGGTGATGAGGTGTCGAGCCATTGCAGGCTGCTCCCGAGTCGGTACGGTAAGTGACGTTTCGCTCTACTGAGCCGCCCATATCGTATCCGAGTGACAGGGGCCACCCGCGCGGCGTTTTCCGCGGCGGATGGCCCCTGGTGTGCTGCGGGTCGCCGGTCAGCCCTGTGCGCGGGCGGCCAGCCACCCCGGGAACTTCTTCAGAAGCTCCCCGTACAGCTCGGCGTCGGCGACCGTACGCGGGTCGAGCCCGGCGTGGAAGAAGCCGGTGTTGTCGACCGCCCGCTTCTCCGGGACGGCGAGGGCGGGCGAGGTGTCGAGCTTGCGGAGGAAGTCGAAGCCCTTCGCCTCCGGGTCCCCGAACGCCACGAACTGCCAGAACAGCGGCAGCCCCGCCGCCTCGCACAGCGCCTTCTCGGCAGCGGTCTTGGCGGTGGGCGCGCCGTCCGTCTGGAAGATCACGAACGCGGGGTCGGTGGTGCCGGACGCCTTGTAGTGCTCGATGACGGCGTTGACGGCGGCGTGGTAGTTCGTCCGCCCCATGTGCCCGAGCGCACCGTGCAGCTCGGCGATGCGGCCGGCGTGGTGGGCCGGCTCCAGGTCGGCGGTGCCGTCGATGTCGGTGGAGAAGAACACGACGGGCACGGTGCCGGTGCTGTCGAAGTGCGCGGACAGGGCGAGCGCCTGGTCGGCGAGGTGCTGAACGGTGCCGTCCTTGAAGTACCCCCGCATCGACCCCGACCGGTCCAGCACGAGATACACCACGGCCCGCTGCCCGGCCAGCCCATGGGCCCGGATGGCCTCCCCCGCGGCGGTGTACGCCCCCACGAGGGCGGGAGCCCGCGCCTCGAGGTCATCGAGCGCGATGGCGGCGGGCGCGGTGGGGGTGGGCGCGGTGGCGGGTGCGGCCGGCTCGGCCTCGGGCGTGGGGTCTTCCTCGGCCTCGGGCGCGGGGTCGGCTTCGGCGTCGTTCTGGGTCTCGGCGTTGGCGGCCTCGGGCTGTCCGTCGGTGCCCGTCTCGGCGACCTGGGCCGTCGTGGCTTCGGTCTCGGGTGCGGTGGTGGCTTCGGTGGCGGGCTCGGCCTCTGCCTCTGCGTCCGCCGTCGTCTGGGCAGGCTCCGGTGCGCTGTCGTCCTCGGTCTCGGCCGCCGGGCTGGTCTCCGGCTCCGCCTCGGCGGTGGCGTCACCGTCGGCCGCGGGCTCCGGCTCGCGGGCCTCCTCGGTCTCGGCCTCGGAGGTGGTGTCGGCTGCTGCCTCGGGAGCGGTGGCGGTGGTGGGTGCTTCGGTCTGGGGTGCGGTGGCTGCGACCGGCTCGGTCTCGGGCGCGGGGTCGGCCTTGACGTCGTTCTGGGGCTCGGCCTCGTCGGCGGCCTCGGGCTGTCCGTCGGTGTCCGCCTCAGCGACCGGGGTCGTCGTGGCTTCGGTCTCGGGCGCGGCCTCTGCCTCCGCGTCCGTCGTCGTCTGGGCAGGCTCCGGTGCGCTGTCGTCCTCGGTCTCGGCCGCCCGGCTGGTCTCCGGCTCCGCCTCGGCGGTGGCGTCACCGTCGGCTGCGGGCTCCGGCTCGCGGGTCTCCTCGGTCTCGGCCTCGGCCTCGGGCTGTGCGTCGGTGTCCGCCTCGGCCGCCGGGGCTGTCTCGGCTTCGGCGTCGGGCGACGCGGTGGTGTCCGTTGCCGCCTCGGTGGTGGCTTCGGCGGTGTCCGTCGCGGATGTGGTGGTGGTTTCGGTCTCCGGCGCGGGGGCGCTGTCGGTGTCGGCCTCCGTCACGGTCTCGGCGGGCTCGTCGTCGGCCTTGGTGGCTGGGCTCGTCTCGGCTGCCGGGTTGGTCTTCGCCTCTGCCTCGGCGGCGTCGGCCTCGGCCTGGGGCTCGGACTCGGAGGTTTCTGCCTCGGCGGGCTCCGGCGCGGGGTCGGTGTCGGCCTCAGGCTCTGCAGCTGCCTCCGCCCCCGGCTTGGGCGTGGTCTTGGCCTCGGCCTGGGGGTCGGGCCGGTCTGCGTCTGCCTCTGGCGCGGCACTCGCTTCGGTGGCCGAGGGCGTCGTGGGCTCCGAGGTGGCCGTTTCCTTCCCGTCGGCGGTTGCCGTTGCCTCGGTGTCCTCGGACGCGGGGGATCGCAGGATCTCGTCGAGGGACTTCAGCGGGGTGGACAGGGCCGGATCGTGCGCGGTTTCGTCGTCGGAGGGGTCCGGGGACGGGGCGACGGTGTCCGCGGTGGGTTCAGACGCGGGCTCGGGCGTCTGCTCGGACGTCCGCTCGGGCGCCGGCTCGGGCTCCGATTCGGGCTTGGGCTCCGTCTTCCGTTCAGCCTTCTGCTCGGCCTTCCGCTCGGCCTTCTGCTCGGGCTTCGGCTTCGGCTCCGTCGACTCGGGGTCCGGGACAACCGCCGCCTCCGGCGCAGCAGAAGATTCGTCCACCCCCGTGGCTCGGGAGCGTCCGAATACTTTGCGCAGTAGGTCCCGTATGCCCATGGGAGATACCTCTCACGTGTCGAGTGCGGTGCATGGCGGTGCATAGCCGTGGTGCCGAAAGGCTAGCGGGCCGGTCCTCGGGGCTCTTCCGCCGATTCCGCTCGCGCTTCGTTCACCTTTGGTTCAGGCGTTCGTCGCCGCCGCGCGG is a window from the Streptomyces luomodiensis genome containing:
- a CDS encoding VWA domain-containing protein — translated: MGIRDLLRKVFGRSRATGVDESSAAPEAAVVPDPESTEPKPKPEQKAERKAEQKAERKTEPKPESEPEPAPERTSEQTPEPASEPTADTVAPSPDPSDDETAHDPALSTPLKSLDEILRSPASEDTEATATADGKETATSEPTTPSATEASAAPEADADRPDPQAEAKTTPKPGAEAAAEPEADTDPAPEPAEAETSESEPQAEADAAEAEAKTNPAAETSPATKADDEPAETVTEADTDSAPAPETETTTTSATDTAEATTEAATDTTASPDAEAETAPAAEADTDAQPEAEAETEETREPEPAADGDATAEAEPETSRAAETEDDSAPEPAQTTTDAEAEAAPETEATTTPVAEADTDGQPEAADEAEPQNDVKADPAPETEPVAATAPQTEAPTTATAPEAAADTTSEAETEEAREPEPAADGDATAEAEPETSPAAETEDDSAPEPAQTTADAEAEAEPATEATTAPETEATTAQVAETGTDGQPEAANAETQNDAEADPAPEAEEDPTPEAEPAAPATAPTPTAPAAIALDDLEARAPALVGAYTAAGEAIRAHGLAGQRAVVYLVLDRSGSMRGYFKDGTVQHLADQALALSAHFDSTGTVPVVFFSTDIDGTADLEPAHHAGRIAELHGALGHMGRTNYHAAVNAVIEHYKASGTTDPAFVIFQTDGAPTAKTAAEKALCEAAGLPLFWQFVAFGDPEAKGFDFLRKLDTSPALAVPEKRAVDNTGFFHAGLDPRTVADAELYGELLKKFPGWLAARAQG
- the metG gene encoding methionine--tRNA ligase encodes the protein MARHLITSALPYINGIKHLGNMVGSMLPADVYSRYMRQRGHDVLYICATDEHGTPAELAAKEAGLPVDEFCAQQHDAQKAIYDGFGLAFDYFGRSSSAQNVQITQTIARELKANGFIEERSIRQVYSNADGRFLPDRYIEGTCPHCGYDKARGDQCENCTRVLDPTDLIDARSAISGSSDLEVRETKHLFLLQSKLAEEVAAWVDERGKDWPTLASSIARKWLNEGLQDRAITRDLDWGVPVPADTWPDLAAEGKVFYVWFDAPIEYMGATKEWADRDPEHRDWKSWWYDVDESVRYTEFMAKDNVPFHTVMFPATLLGTRDVWKKVDYVKAFNWLTYYGGKFSTSQKRGVFTDAALEVLPADYWRYFLMANAPESDDTSFTWEHFTATVNKDLADTLGNFVNRVLSFSRKRFGDAVPAGKAAGEAEERLGEEIARLLAEYEEHMDALQFRKAAAALRALWSAGNSYLEEKAPWLEIKTDQEAAALTLRTAMNLIHLYAIVSEPFIPSSARAMRTAFALGEDTATWVGQEEAKALASVPSGTAFTVPPVLFAKITEEDLESFRERFGGAEQNGAA
- a CDS encoding DNA-binding response regulator; its protein translation is MPDPRVTVTVHGPDPLSRAGVVRHLQHQPSVELVDRPRPLSDEPHGAEPHGTEPHGAVAVMLAERLDDRAGAELRRLVRGGRQRVVLIAGELRETELMAVMEYGVRAVLWQHRTTPKRLLRAVHRAARADRGAPCGVDRKL